A window of Reinekea marina contains these coding sequences:
- a CDS encoding phosphomannomutase CpsG (capsular polysaccharide biosynthesis protein; catalyzes the formation of D-mannose 6-phosphate from alpha-D-mannose 1-phosphate) yields MELTCFKAYDIRGQLGTELNTEIAYRIGRAFATFLKPKKVVVGWDVRETSPELKDAFAQGVLDFGADVVDLGMCGTEEVYFATKFLNAEGGCMVTASHNPINYNGMKMVREDAKPISADTGLADIKAMAEKESYSEKAEQPGELTVIDNRAAYVEHLMTYLDVSGLKPMKLVVNAGNGAAGPTLDAIEAALKAKGAPIEFIKVNHEPNAAFPNGIPNPLLHEQQPVTGKAVKEHNADMGIAWDGDFDRCFFWDEDANFIEGYYIVGLLAEAFLVQKPGAKIVYDPRLTWNTVEIVEGAGGEAIQSVSGHAFIKERMRKEDAVYGGEMSAHHYFKDFAYADSGMIPWLLIIDLLSRKQTTLKALVEERMAKFPSPGEINSKVADADEAMSRVESEYKEGAISVEKVDGLSVEFADWRFNLRKSNTEPVIRLNVETRGDRDLMDEKTQELLALIRQ; encoded by the coding sequence ATGGAACTGACTTGTTTTAAAGCGTACGACATTCGTGGGCAGCTAGGCACCGAACTTAACACAGAGATTGCCTACCGAATTGGCCGCGCATTTGCGACATTCTTAAAACCTAAAAAGGTGGTTGTAGGGTGGGATGTACGCGAAACATCACCAGAGTTGAAAGATGCCTTCGCGCAAGGCGTATTAGATTTCGGCGCAGATGTAGTCGATTTAGGCATGTGCGGAACCGAAGAAGTTTATTTCGCGACTAAATTTTTGAATGCTGAAGGCGGTTGCATGGTTACTGCCAGCCATAACCCCATTAATTACAATGGCATGAAAATGGTGCGCGAAGATGCGAAGCCCATTTCGGCCGATACCGGCTTGGCTGATATTAAAGCCATGGCCGAAAAAGAGTCCTATTCCGAAAAAGCCGAGCAGCCAGGCGAGTTGACGGTTATTGATAACCGTGCTGCCTATGTAGAGCATTTAATGACCTACCTTGATGTCTCTGGCTTGAAACCCATGAAGTTGGTGGTGAATGCAGGGAATGGCGCGGCGGGCCCTACTCTAGATGCTATTGAAGCAGCCTTAAAGGCAAAGGGTGCACCCATCGAGTTTATTAAGGTGAATCACGAGCCAAATGCAGCTTTTCCAAATGGTATTCCTAACCCGTTGTTGCACGAACAGCAGCCAGTAACGGGTAAAGCCGTTAAAGAGCACAATGCCGATATGGGCATAGCCTGGGATGGTGATTTTGATCGTTGCTTCTTTTGGGATGAAGATGCCAACTTTATCGAAGGCTATTATATAGTAGGCTTATTGGCAGAAGCCTTTTTGGTACAAAAGCCAGGCGCTAAAATTGTTTATGACCCTCGTTTAACTTGGAACACGGTTGAAATTGTAGAAGGGGCCGGCGGTGAGGCTATTCAATCGGTATCGGGGCATGCCTTTATTAAAGAGCGTATGCGTAAAGAAGATGCCGTATACGGTGGCGAAATGAGTGCGCACCATTACTTTAAAGATTTCGCCTATGCCGATAGCGGTATGATCCCTTGGTTGCTTATTATTGATTTGCTCAGCCGTAAGCAAACTACATTGAAAGCCTTAGTAGAAGAGCGTATGGCCAAATTCCCAAGCCCTGGTGAAATTAACAGCAAAGTAGCCGATGCCGATGAAGCAATGAGCCGAGTAGAAAGCGAATATAAAGAAGGCGCTATTAGCGTTGAAAAGGTAGACGGGCTTTCTGTTGAATTTGCCGATTGGCGCTTTAACTTGCGTAAATCAAATACCGAGCCAGTAATTAGGCTAAACGTAGAAACACGAGGCGATCGCGATTTAATGGATGAAAAAACCCAAGAGCTGTTAGCGCTCATCCGCCAATAG
- a CDS encoding thiolase family protein: MTDVVIVAAKRTAMGGFQGVFKDVAATDLGAAAIQGCLSEVEQAKGAIEEVYMGCVLPAGLKQAPARQAALGAGLDKGVPCSTVNKVCGSGMKTVMMLADQIKAGSVQAGIAGGMESMSNAPYLMDKARAGMRMGHQSVYDHMFLDGLEDAYDGKAMGSHAQRTADERSISREQMDNFAVESLNRANNAIKEGYFEAEITPVTVKNRRGDVVVSVDEQPGQAKPEKIPNLRPAFAKEGTITAANASSISDGAAALVLMSAEKAAELGLKPLATIRSYASHAQAPSEFTCAPIGAMKKALDKANWNAADVELAEINEAFAMVTMLGMQDVGLDHAITNINGGATALGHPLGCSGARIMVTLLHNMIRLGKSKGMAALCIGGGEGTAICLERS; encoded by the coding sequence ATGACTGACGTGGTGATTGTTGCAGCAAAACGAACTGCAATGGGCGGTTTTCAAGGCGTTTTTAAAGATGTTGCCGCGACCGATTTAGGCGCAGCTGCCATTCAAGGTTGTTTATCTGAAGTAGAGCAAGCTAAAGGCGCCATAGAAGAAGTCTATATGGGTTGCGTGTTACCGGCGGGTCTTAAGCAGGCACCTGCGCGCCAAGCTGCCTTAGGTGCAGGCTTAGACAAGGGCGTGCCATGCTCAACAGTAAACAAAGTATGTGGCTCAGGCATGAAAACTGTCATGATGTTGGCAGACCAAATTAAAGCTGGATCGGTTCAGGCTGGTATTGCTGGCGGTATGGAGTCTATGTCGAATGCGCCTTACTTGATGGACAAAGCGCGAGCAGGCATGCGTATGGGTCATCAATCTGTTTATGACCACATGTTTTTAGATGGTCTTGAAGATGCTTACGACGGCAAAGCTATGGGCAGCCACGCACAGCGAACCGCTGATGAGCGAAGTATCAGTCGTGAGCAAATGGATAATTTTGCTGTTGAAAGTTTAAATCGTGCAAATAACGCCATCAAAGAAGGCTATTTTGAAGCAGAAATTACACCTGTCACGGTTAAAAATAGACGTGGCGATGTAGTTGTGAGCGTTGATGAGCAACCTGGGCAAGCCAAGCCAGAAAAAATCCCTAATTTGCGTCCAGCTTTTGCAAAAGAGGGCACTATTACCGCGGCAAATGCCAGTTCAATCAGTGATGGTGCTGCTGCGCTTGTGTTAATGTCAGCTGAAAAAGCAGCCGAACTTGGCTTAAAGCCACTGGCTACTATCCGGAGCTACGCAAGCCATGCTCAGGCACCGAGTGAATTTACTTGTGCACCCATAGGCGCAATGAAAAAGGCACTTGATAAAGCGAATTGGAATGCTGCAGATGTCGAGCTAGCGGAAATTAATGAAGCTTTTGCCATGGTGACGATGCTGGGAATGCAAGATGTAGGCTTAGATCACGCTATTACCAATATTAATGGTGGCGCGACGGCCTTAGGTCACCCTTTAGGGTGTTCTGGAGCGCGAATCATGGTGACATTACTGCACAATATGATCCGCCTAGGTAAAAGCAAAGGCATGGCGGCTTTATGTATTGGCGGCGGTGAAGGTACGGCTATTTGTTTAGAACGTAGCTAG
- a CDS encoding SDR family NAD(P)-dependent oxidoreductase, whose product MDIANKHIVITGAARGLGFTMAEHIMAKGAVVSIVDIDPEAVEQAVSKLSESGKAYGYVANVADEASVESMFESMKRDHKEINGLINNAGILRDGLLVKQRDGQLTKMPLSQWQSVIDVNLTGVFLCGREAAAWMLETETKGVVINISSIAKAGNIGQTNYSAAKAGVTAMSVTWAKELARYGIRVADIAPGFIATEMTNAMKPEAKERVGKMVPLGDWGQPVHIAQGAVFILENDYYSGRTLEIDAALRL is encoded by the coding sequence ATGGATATAGCAAATAAACATATAGTGATTACCGGTGCTGCACGTGGGTTAGGCTTTACAATGGCTGAGCACATAATGGCGAAAGGCGCAGTCGTATCGATTGTCGATATTGATCCAGAAGCGGTTGAACAGGCCGTTTCAAAGTTGTCCGAAAGTGGCAAAGCTTATGGTTATGTTGCCAATGTTGCCGATGAAGCTTCAGTTGAGTCAATGTTTGAATCAATGAAACGTGATCATAAAGAAATTAACGGTCTAATTAACAATGCCGGCATTTTAAGAGACGGGTTACTCGTTAAACAACGTGATGGGCAGCTTACAAAAATGCCTCTGTCTCAGTGGCAATCGGTAATTGATGTAAACCTGACCGGTGTTTTCCTGTGTGGTCGTGAAGCCGCCGCTTGGATGCTAGAAACCGAAACTAAAGGTGTAGTCATAAATATCAGTTCAATTGCCAAAGCCGGCAATATTGGTCAAACCAATTACAGTGCTGCCAAGGCAGGTGTTACGGCAATGAGTGTCACCTGGGCAAAAGAATTAGCGCGTTATGGTATTCGCGTTGCTGATATTGCACCAGGATTTATTGCAACCGAAATGACCAACGCTATGAAACCAGAGGCCAAAGAGCGTGTTGGCAAAATGGTTCCGTTGGGCGATTGGGGTCAACCTGTGCATATTGCACAAGGCGCTGTATTTATTCTCGAAAACGACTACTACTCAGGCCGGACCTTAGAAATTGATGCCGCTTTACGCCTGTAG
- a CDS encoding Wzz/FepE/Etk N-terminal domain-containing protein, which produces MSQQDLAHLRPEPHSDEIDLGELIRNLLAQWKLICGITFLGAVMGVAIALALPKEYRVEAVFEKPSTKHIQPLLAQNLIPLSRQTILGGFLKNLQSRELIEQALEAHNALVDDKGEPLTAEQRFTIVSNIANSIRIAPATYDFIEEIKGLEAEFDEISFSILSSNPSQTALWMNELLTLASNKTTADFANDINGQRNIEIALLQTELNELKGTAIAEREQKIEHLKAALAIATELNIQEPTSWSALVHGNGNVQLLNEQPQKEEDFLKGTRVLKAELSVLQNSPIMLGDLQKVTAEVDKRTITTISPNTIKGQIATLEGFALDTANIAYVQPSVQALVPATAEKPNRKLIAIAATVLAGFFGLFIALIRLAIRKD; this is translated from the coding sequence ATGTCTCAACAAGATTTAGCCCATTTACGCCCTGAACCGCACTCCGATGAAATCGATCTAGGCGAATTAATCCGCAACTTATTAGCACAATGGAAGCTCATATGCGGTATCACTTTTTTGGGCGCTGTTATGGGCGTAGCAATCGCATTGGCTTTGCCAAAAGAGTATCGAGTGGAAGCAGTTTTTGAGAAACCTAGCACTAAGCATATTCAACCACTACTTGCTCAAAACCTTATACCTTTAAGCCGCCAGACTATTTTGGGTGGCTTTTTAAAGAACCTTCAATCGCGTGAATTAATTGAGCAAGCCTTAGAAGCTCACAACGCTCTAGTAGATGATAAAGGTGAACCGTTAACGGCTGAACAGCGTTTTACCATCGTTTCTAACATTGCCAATAGCATTCGTATAGCCCCAGCCACCTATGACTTTATTGAAGAAATTAAAGGTTTAGAAGCTGAATTTGATGAAATTTCATTCAGTATTTTATCTAGCAATCCTAGCCAAACCGCACTTTGGATGAACGAACTATTAACTCTGGCGAGCAATAAAACCACTGCCGACTTTGCGAATGATATTAACGGCCAACGCAATATTGAAATTGCTTTACTGCAAACTGAACTGAACGAACTAAAAGGCACTGCTATTGCGGAGCGTGAGCAGAAAATAGAACACCTTAAAGCCGCCCTAGCCATTGCTACCGAGCTTAATATTCAAGAGCCAACTTCTTGGAGCGCTTTAGTACACGGAAACGGCAATGTTCAGCTATTAAATGAGCAACCGCAGAAAGAAGAAGACTTTTTAAAAGGTACAAGAGTATTAAAAGCTGAACTTTCTGTACTGCAAAACAGCCCAATTATGTTGGGTGATTTGCAAAAAGTGACCGCTGAAGTAGATAAAAGAACAATCACTACAATAAGCCCAAATACCATTAAAGGCCAAATAGCCACACTTGAAGGTTTTGCTTTAGATACCGCTAACATTGCCTATGTGCAGCCCAGCGTACAAGCACTGGTACCCGCAACGGCTGAAAAGCCTAACCGTAAGCTAATCGCTATTGCAGCAACTGTGCTAGCAGGGTTCTTCGGGTTGTTTATTGCTTTGATTCGCTTAGCAATACGGAAAGACTAA
- a CDS encoding pseudouridine synthase, with product MNNLDIVFEDEDLLVVDKPAGLLMHPSWLDKREKDTLASRVKTYLNGAKVHTIHRLDRPTSGLVVIAKKDNVAKLLAAQFAERGVKKTYWAITRGFTPEHFIVNHELTEELDKIADKHASKDREAQTAITHFKRIGISSVNINVGRYPQGRYSLVECSPITGRKHQIRRHLKHERFPIIGDSKYGCRHNNQAAFEHLNMNSLALRAVRIEFIHPSTGLPISLETDKNSQWAQWFDRLGWQ from the coding sequence ATGAATAATTTAGACATAGTCTTTGAAGACGAAGATCTTTTGGTGGTTGATAAACCGGCAGGGTTGTTAATGCATCCGTCTTGGCTCGATAAACGAGAAAAAGACACATTGGCCAGCCGAGTGAAAACTTATCTAAATGGTGCGAAAGTGCACACGATACATCGGTTAGATAGGCCTACAAGTGGCTTGGTCGTTATTGCGAAAAAAGATAATGTCGCGAAATTACTCGCCGCTCAATTTGCTGAACGAGGCGTTAAAAAAACCTATTGGGCCATCACCAGAGGCTTCACACCGGAACATTTTATTGTTAATCACGAGCTTACCGAAGAACTCGATAAAATTGCCGATAAACACGCCTCTAAAGATCGAGAAGCGCAAACGGCAATAACCCATTTTAAACGTATTGGCATTTCTAGTGTAAACATAAACGTTGGCCGGTACCCTCAAGGGCGATATTCGTTGGTGGAATGTTCACCAATTACAGGGCGAAAGCATCAAATTCGGCGACACCTCAAGCATGAACGATTCCCTATAATCGGTGATTCTAAGTATGGTTGCCGACACAATAACCAGGCTGCCTTTGAGCACCTAAATATGAATTCATTGGCATTGCGAGCCGTACGGATTGAGTTCATACACCCAAGTACCGGTCTACCTATATCACTTGAAACCGATAAAAACAGCCAGTGGGCCCAGTGGTTTGATAGATTGGGCTGGCAGTGA
- a CDS encoding T6SS phospholipase effector Tle1-like catalytic domain-containing protein, giving the protein MAVTFKLPRIGNEMDSEISFDLQSELITEAIAKKTKKPTLLPLSFIAYRQLPHHIQQHYRADSKPLCKVEKDQLNSFRNNPLLDIWVKTGRKWVKETHFSHRYTSESIALIPLHALQEVNGEAESTYVHSESALQSSFAKKIAQNWGSEKLRSTNVHLSTQSGDVPQVSIANRGASVLTKGGKNVIPNIKDYAWQEGDTPSSVAMATRGHQDARGLFGFDTFYSNKNLPRAGNKVRIQHGWKLNLHGHAQNAKFVRLSWHGPVSGDHSFVFEGKHKDEVIDWQLDVELLPGDYTITAQSGETVTSQNIKILGSKTLQFGLFFDGTGKNYNADKHCETDEFEPSNIAKLYECYKPSMATGVGRHYIDGIGTVDVENEVKICQDVAPGWKEKLAQAFGYGMKVRMEEAYSRLVKFLSTIKCTEFEVLNLQIDVFGYSRGAASARAFINDFNKRTEAGGLPDQLLELDRINFRFLGLFETVGSVGIPGDKFNCPYNLNLDFSSANAVYQLCALHEQRAYFPLSSIKSKPGQLTPHNFKEEYIPGAHADIGGGQALAEHPKTATLSRFLVGYLKDNQKSKRKAERKVVTKIAKVKENYASWGGEFNVKRKEKLNENGSAINIHVEITLIRAINPKLEHYALDKMYQHAHKHYLPLHELNILELHRLRHDVPDKLVEHVNNAKKGSVQSMDWLKANYIELSHQPDAPKGDLLHVDKPEKNAVYTTPLGVRELFYNQCEKAL; this is encoded by the coding sequence ATGGCCGTTACTTTTAAATTACCAAGGATAGGTAATGAAATGGACAGTGAAATTTCATTCGATTTGCAATCAGAGCTCATCACTGAAGCGATTGCAAAAAAGACCAAAAAGCCAACATTATTGCCTTTGTCTTTTATTGCCTATCGGCAATTACCTCACCACATTCAACAGCATTACAGAGCTGATAGTAAGCCTTTGTGCAAAGTTGAAAAGGACCAATTGAACTCTTTTCGCAATAACCCTTTGTTAGACATATGGGTGAAAACAGGTCGAAAATGGGTTAAAGAGACTCATTTCTCACATAGATATACGTCAGAATCGATCGCACTTATCCCATTGCACGCCTTACAAGAAGTTAATGGTGAGGCAGAGAGTACGTATGTGCATTCTGAAAGTGCCTTGCAAAGTAGCTTTGCTAAAAAAATTGCCCAAAACTGGGGTAGCGAAAAGTTACGCAGTACTAATGTACATTTATCAACTCAATCAGGCGATGTGCCTCAAGTCTCCATAGCTAATCGGGGGGCCTCTGTTTTAACCAAGGGTGGGAAAAACGTTATTCCCAATATTAAAGATTATGCTTGGCAAGAAGGCGACACCCCTAGTTCAGTGGCCATGGCAACTCGTGGTCACCAAGATGCTCGTGGGTTATTTGGTTTTGATACATTTTATTCAAACAAAAACCTTCCTAGAGCGGGTAACAAAGTACGCATACAGCATGGCTGGAAACTAAACTTGCATGGCCATGCTCAAAATGCCAAGTTTGTCAGGCTATCATGGCATGGTCCGGTTTCTGGGGATCATAGCTTTGTTTTTGAGGGAAAGCATAAAGATGAGGTTATAGATTGGCAGCTCGATGTAGAGTTATTGCCTGGCGATTACACGATAACGGCCCAATCTGGTGAAACAGTAACAAGCCAAAATATAAAAATATTGGGCTCAAAAACCTTACAGTTCGGGCTCTTTTTTGACGGAACGGGGAAGAATTACAACGCCGACAAACATTGTGAAACGGATGAGTTTGAGCCTTCAAATATAGCGAAGCTTTATGAGTGTTATAAGCCAAGTATGGCCACAGGAGTTGGACGCCACTATATAGACGGTATTGGTACGGTAGATGTTGAGAACGAGGTCAAAATCTGCCAAGACGTCGCTCCCGGTTGGAAGGAAAAGCTGGCGCAGGCATTTGGTTATGGAATGAAGGTTCGAATGGAAGAGGCCTACAGCCGTCTAGTTAAGTTCCTTAGTACTATTAAATGTACTGAATTCGAAGTCCTAAATTTACAGATTGATGTCTTCGGATACAGTCGTGGAGCTGCAAGCGCTCGTGCATTCATAAATGATTTTAACAAGCGAACAGAGGCAGGTGGGCTACCCGACCAGCTTCTAGAATTAGATCGTATTAATTTTCGATTTTTAGGCTTATTCGAAACTGTAGGGTCGGTAGGTATACCTGGAGACAAGTTTAACTGCCCGTATAACTTAAATTTAGATTTTAGCAGTGCCAATGCTGTCTATCAGTTGTGCGCGTTACATGAGCAAAGGGCATACTTTCCCTTGAGCAGTATTAAATCGAAACCCGGTCAGTTGACCCCGCATAATTTTAAAGAAGAATACATTCCCGGAGCCCATGCAGATATTGGTGGTGGTCAGGCGCTTGCGGAGCACCCTAAAACAGCAACGCTGTCTAGATTTTTAGTTGGTTATTTAAAAGACAATCAAAAATCAAAACGTAAAGCGGAACGCAAAGTAGTTACGAAAATAGCTAAAGTGAAAGAAAACTATGCCTCATGGGGTGGTGAATTTAATGTGAAACGCAAAGAAAAACTGAATGAGAATGGAAGTGCAATTAATATTCACGTAGAAATCACTCTAATACGAGCCATTAACCCAAAACTTGAGCACTATGCATTAGATAAAATGTATCAGCATGCTCACAAACATTATTTACCCCTTCATGAATTGAATATTTTAGAACTGCATCGGCTTCGTCATGATGTGCCGGATAAATTGGTTGAGCACGTAAACAATGCAAAGAAGGGCTCTGTTCAATCTATGGATTGGTTAAAGGCTAATTATATTGAGTTGTCGCACCAGCCAGATGCACCGAAGGGAGATCTATTGCATGTTGATAAGCCAGAAAAGAATGCCGTTTATACAACGCCCTTGGGCGTTCGTGAGTTATTTTACAATCAATGCGAGAAAGCACTATGA
- a CDS encoding ComEA family DNA-binding protein gives MKKLALMFVIVLSAIAPSMVFAESTTASSAAEEVVLFVDINLDSAEKISDLLKSIGLKKAQAIVEYREANGPFETIDDLLNVKGIGPATLEKNRAAIKVS, from the coding sequence ATGAAAAAGCTAGCGTTAATGTTTGTTATTGTTCTCTCTGCTATCGCACCTAGTATGGTGTTTGCAGAATCTACAACAGCATCCAGTGCTGCGGAAGAAGTTGTATTGTTTGTTGATATTAATTTAGACAGCGCCGAAAAAATCTCAGACCTTTTAAAAAGTATCGGGCTTAAAAAGGCACAGGCTATTGTTGAGTATCGAGAAGCTAATGGTCCGTTTGAAACCATTGATGATCTTTTAAACGTTAAGGGTATTGGTCCGGCCACGTTAGAAAAAAATCGAGCGGCGATCAAGGTCAGCTAA
- a CDS encoding long-chain fatty acid--CoA ligase, whose translation MANHMMDFPLNTIDILKSAALRYPEKEVVSALPDGSMHRYTYADSYKRAAQVANCLKSLSVKKGDHVATLAVNHYRHFELYYGISGMGGVVHTLNARLFVEQLEYIINHAEDSYLFIDPEFLPQIEALAGKIPTVRGVIILCDEDKMPESSVFKLQNYETLIKAQSETYEWPRLDSKHPCGLCYTSGTTGNPKGVMYEQGSTVLHAMMGGGSHFLNFDEWTVAMPIVPMYHVVAWGIPFSAPLYGAKLVLPGCALSGENIHRLIEEEQVNKSYAVPTVWLTLHNYLQATGKTIESLKLVGVGGAASPKALVKTFAEKYDVYWMGIWGMTETSPLATGAILTPEMSDLSAEECYELQSSAGKPIFGVEIEIFDANGNPLPHDGVTRGDLRVRGPWVLSSYYKSEGSNSFVDGWFETGDVAVINPEGYLRVVDRSKDVIKSGGEWISSVELENAALNYPAVNEACVIGAAHEKWDERPIMLVTLREGEDYNEDDLKRVLTEKVAKWWLPDAIIVVDELPHTGTGKLKKVDIRNEYRQYLLENYN comes from the coding sequence GTGGCTAACCATATGATGGATTTTCCGTTAAATACAATTGATATTCTAAAAAGTGCAGCGTTGCGGTACCCTGAAAAAGAAGTGGTATCGGCCCTGCCAGACGGGAGTATGCACCGCTATACCTACGCTGATTCTTACAAACGAGCCGCTCAGGTGGCGAACTGTCTAAAATCTCTGAGCGTTAAAAAGGGTGATCATGTTGCCACTTTAGCCGTCAATCACTACCGTCATTTCGAACTTTATTATGGCATTTCGGGCATGGGCGGTGTGGTTCATACGCTAAACGCTCGTTTGTTTGTAGAGCAACTGGAATACATCATTAATCACGCCGAAGACTCTTATCTCTTTATTGATCCTGAGTTTTTACCTCAGATTGAAGCGCTGGCGGGAAAAATTCCGACGGTTCGAGGTGTAATTATCTTATGCGATGAAGATAAAATGCCTGAGTCTTCTGTCTTTAAACTTCAAAATTATGAAACCCTTATCAAAGCTCAATCTGAAACCTATGAATGGCCACGTTTAGACAGCAAACATCCATGTGGTCTTTGCTATACCAGTGGAACAACCGGCAACCCGAAAGGCGTCATGTATGAGCAGGGTTCAACTGTTTTGCACGCTATGATGGGGGGTGGCAGTCACTTTTTGAATTTCGATGAGTGGACAGTGGCCATGCCTATCGTGCCTATGTATCACGTGGTGGCCTGGGGAATTCCATTTTCTGCGCCGCTTTATGGTGCAAAACTAGTGTTACCGGGTTGTGCATTATCGGGCGAGAATATTCATCGTTTAATTGAAGAAGAGCAGGTGAATAAATCTTATGCGGTGCCTACCGTTTGGTTGACGCTGCATAATTATTTGCAAGCCACTGGTAAAACGATAGAAAGTTTAAAGCTTGTTGGCGTTGGTGGTGCTGCATCTCCAAAAGCTTTGGTTAAAACCTTTGCTGAAAAATACGATGTGTATTGGATGGGTATTTGGGGAATGACCGAAACAAGTCCACTGGCTACCGGGGCTATTCTAACGCCAGAGATGTCTGATCTATCTGCAGAGGAGTGCTATGAATTACAATCTTCAGCAGGGAAACCCATATTCGGTGTTGAAATAGAAATATTTGATGCCAATGGTAATCCTTTACCACACGACGGTGTTACTCGGGGTGATTTACGTGTTCGCGGCCCTTGGGTACTTAGCTCATATTACAAGAGTGAAGGCAGTAATAGCTTCGTAGATGGCTGGTTTGAAACAGGCGATGTTGCGGTGATCAACCCAGAAGGTTATCTACGCGTCGTCGACCGAAGTAAAGACGTTATTAAATCTGGCGGCGAATGGATTAGCTCCGTTGAACTTGAAAATGCCGCATTAAATTACCCAGCCGTAAACGAAGCGTGCGTCATTGGTGCGGCGCATGAGAAGTGGGATGAACGCCCGATCATGTTGGTCACACTGCGCGAGGGTGAAGATTATAATGAAGATGATCTTAAGCGCGTATTGACGGAAAAAGTTGCGAAATGGTGGCTGCCCGATGCAATCATTGTGGTGGATGAATTACCGCATACTGGTACTGGGAAACTTAAGAAAGTCGATATTAGAAACGAATATCGTCAATATTTGCTTGAAAACTACAACTAA